A window of Mangifera indica cultivar Alphonso chromosome 13, CATAS_Mindica_2.1, whole genome shotgun sequence contains these coding sequences:
- the LOC123193843 gene encoding 3-ketoacyl-CoA synthase 10 yields MARNEQDLLSTEIVNRGIESSGPNAGSLTFSVRVRRRLPDFLHSVNLKYVKLGYHYLINHGIYLATIPVLLLVFGAEVGSLSREELWKKLWEDARYDLAPVLGFVGVFVFTLSVYFMSRPRSIYLIDFACYRPPDELKVTKEQFIEKARKSGKFDEASVEFQRRIIESSGIGDETYIPKAVMTDENCLTMKQGRLEASMVMFGALDELFEKTRVRPKDVGVLVVNCSIFNPTPSLSAMLINQYKMRGNILSYNLGGMGCSAGIIAVDLARDMLQANPNNYAVVVSTEMVGYNWYPGQDRSMLIPNCYFRMGCSAILLSNRRRDYHRAKYRLEHIVRTHKGADDRSFRCIYQEEDEQGFRGLKVSKDLVEIGGEALKTNITTLGPLVLPFSEQLFFFATLVWRHLFGGAGSPTSPKKLYIPDYKLAFEHFCVHAASKTVLDELQKNLELSGNNMEASRMTLHRFGNTSSSSIWYELAYLEAKERVKRGDRVWQISFGSGFKCNSVVWQAMRRVRKPTARNPWLDCIDRYPVASN; encoded by the exons ATGGCTAGAAATGAACAAGACCTCTTGTCAACTGAAATTGTCAACCGTGGGATTGAATCTTCCGGGCCCAATGCTGGCTCTCTTACATTCTCTGTGAGAGTTCGCAGACGCCTGCCGGATTTTCTTCACTCGGTTAACTTGAAGTATGTGAAGTTGGGCTATCATTATCTCATCAATCACGGCATATATTTGGCTACCATACCCGTTTTATTACTTGTTTTTGGTGCTGAGGTTGGGAGTCTCAGTCGGGAAGAGCTCTGGAAGAAACTGTGGGAAGATGCACGCTATGATCTTGCCCCTGTGCTTGGGTTTGTTGGTGTGTTCGTGTTTACTCTTTCGGTTTATTTCATGTCTCGCCCTCGCTCCATTTATCTCATTGATTTCGCCTGTTATCGTCCTCCGGATGAACTCAAG GTGACGAAAGAGCAATTCATcgaaaaagcaagaaaatcagGCAAGTTTGATGAGGCAAGCGTGGAATTCCAAAGAAGAATTATAGAATCATCCGGTATTGGCGATGAAACATACATCCCCAAAGCCGTGATGACAGATGAAAATTGCTTAACTATGAAACAAGGTCGCCTAGAAGCCTCAATGGTGATGTTTGGAGCTCTGGATGAGCTCTTCGAGAAGACTAGAGTTCGTCCGAAGGATGTGGGGGTCCTTGTTGTGAATTGCAGTATCTTCAACCCTACACCGTCGCTCTCAGCCATGTTAATCAACCAGTATAAAATGAGAGGCAACATCTTGAGTTACAATCTGGGCGGGATGGGCTGCAGCGCTGGGATCATAGCAGTGGACTTGGCCCGTGACATGTTGCAAGCCAACCCCAACAATTATGCCGTTGTGGTGAGCACTGAAATGGTGGGCTACAACTGGTACCCGGGCCAGGACCGGTCCATGCTTATTCCAAATTGCTACTTCAGGATGGGCTGCTCTGCTATCCTCCTATCCAACCGGCGGCGTGACTACCACCGTGCCAAATACCGCCTTGAACATATCGTTCGTACGCATAAAGGAGCCGATGATCGGAGCTTCAG GTGCATTTACCAAGAGGAAGATGAACAAGGATTCAGAGGCTTAAAGGTGAGCAAAGATCTTGTAGAAATAGGCGGAGAAGCTCTCAAAACCAACATCACCACCCTCGGACCTCTTGTCCTTCCTTTCTCTGAGCAGCTCTTCTTCTTTGCCACATTGGTTTGGAGGCACTTATTCGGTGGCGCCGGATCCCCAACATCGCCCAAAAAGCTATACATTCCTGATTACAAGCTGGCGTTTGAGCACTTTTGCGTGCATGCAGCAAGCAAGACCGTGCTGGATGAACTGCAGAAGAACCTGGAGTTGAGCGGCAACAACATGGAGGCCTCAAGAATGACATTGCATCGCTTCGGCAACACATCTAGCAGCAGTATATGGTACGAACTGGCGTACTTGGAAGCTAAAGAGAGAGTTAAAAGAGGAGATAGGGTTTGGCAAATCTCATTCGGCTCTGGGTTCAAATGTAACAGTGTGGTTTGGCAGGCGATGCGCCGAGTAAGGAAGCCTACTGCCAGGAATCCATGGCTGGACTGCATTGACAGATATCCTGTGGCATCTAATTAG
- the LOC123195355 gene encoding probable flavin-containing monooxygenase 1 — MARQLQNHVQYSKIGIIGAGISGIAAAKQLRAYDPVVFEATDSIGGVWKHCSFSSTKLQTPRCDFEFSDYPWPERDNASFPSYIQILDYLHGYAQHFDVLKYIKFNSRVVSVRCVGDKEIAQAAIVPGEYGSLLRGHPVWEVAVETSGHKTPQWYAFELLVVCIGKYGDMSRMPNFPCNKGEEVFGGKVMHAMDYSKLDKKAATKLLEGKKVAIIGYKKSAIDLAVECAEANQGPNGQPCTMVIRTLHWTVPSYSIWGLPFFLFYSTRSSQFLHEKPNLSFIRKLLCFLLSPMRRAISKFIESYLAWKLPLSKFGLKPDHPFEEDYASCQMAILPENFFPEAEKGKILFKRASKWWFWNGGIEFEDKSRLEADVVLLATGYDGKKKLQSLLPEHFASLIVDSSGIMPLYRGTIHPLIPNMAFVGYIESVSNLHTAELRCKWLARLAEEKFKLPSVEKMIEQIGKEIEIMRRTTRFFTRHCISTFSINHSDEICEEMGWKSWRKKNWLLEAFSPYTSQDYGEEK; from the exons ATGGCTAGGCAGCTGCAAAACCATGTTCAGTATTCAAAAATTGGGATCATCGGGGCTGGTATTAGTGGTATTGCTGCCGCTAAACAGCTTCGTGCTTATGATCCTGTGGTGTTTGAAGCCACTGATTCAATCGGAGGTGTTTGGAAACATTGTTCCTTTTCTTCAACCAAACTCCAAACCCCTCGATGCGATTTTGAGTTTTCTGATTATCCTTGGCCTGAAAGGGATAATGCAAGTTTTCCTTCTTATATTCAGATATTGGATTACTTACATGGCTATGCTCAACACTTTGATGTGCTCAAATACATCAAGTTCAACTCCAGGGTGGTCTCTGTGAGATGTGTTGGTGACAAAGAAATCGCCCAAGCAGCCATAGTTCCAGGAGAATATGGCTCTCTTTTAAGAGGCCATCCCGTTTGGGAGGTTGCTGTGGAGACTAGCGGGCACAAAACCCCTCAG TGGTATGCTTTTGAGTTGCTTGTGGTGTGCATTGGAAAATATGGAGACATGTCAAGAATGCCAAATTTCCCTTGCAATAAAGGTGAAGAAGTGTTTGGTGGTAAGGTCATGCACGCCATGGATTACTCCAAGCTTGACAAGAAGGCCGCTACAAAGTTACTTGAAGGAAAGAAGGTTGCAATTATTGGTTACAAGAAATCAGCCATTGATCTTGCTGTTGAGTGCGCTGAGGCAAATCAAG GACCAAATGGACAACCATGCACTATGGTGATAAGGACTTTGCATTGGACTGTTCCATCTTATTCCATATGGGGATTgccatttttcttgttttattcaACAAGGTCTTCTCAATTTTTACACGAAAAGCCAAATCTTAGCTTCATCAGGAAATTGCTTTGTTTTCTGCTTTCTCCAATG AGAAGAGCCATTTCCAAGTTTATAGAGTCTTACTTGGCCTGGAAGTTACCCTTGTCAAAGTTTGGACTAAAACCAGACCATCCATTTGAGGAGGACTATGCATCTTGCCAAATGGCTATCTTGCCGGAAAATTTCTTTCCGGAGGCGGAAAAGGGGAAAATATTGTTCAAAAGAGCATCAAAATGGTGGTTTTGGAATGGAGGAATCGAATTCGAAGACAAATCCAGGCTAGAAGCTGATGTTGTGCTTCTTGCCACTGGTTATGATGGGAAGAAAAAGCTTCAATCTTTACTGCCTGAGCATTTTGCTAGTCTTATCGTCGACTCTTCCGGGATCATGCCCTTATACAg GGGCACAATTCATCCTTTGATTCCAAACATGGCATTCGTGGGGTATATTGAGAGTGTTTCAAATCTTCACACGGCAGAGCTACGGTGCAAATGGCTGGCTCGACTGGCCGAGGAGAAATTCAAGCTTCCGAGTGTTGAGAAAATGATAGAGcaaattggaaaagagatagaAATAATGAGGAGAACAACGAGGTTTTTCACGAGACATTGCATTTCAACATTCAGTATCAATCACAGTGATGAGATTTGTGAAGAGATGGGGTGGAAATCATGGAGGAAGAAGAACTGGCTCCTGGAAGCTTTCAGCCCTTACACTAGCCAAGActatggagaagaaaaatag
- the LOC123194390 gene encoding uncharacterized protein LOC123194390, with amino-acid sequence MRGRSSQQEGKEGMEIYSKLRNSKLKDEPHLSGAYIRSLVKQLTSSRTKEPISPKDPDCVDAGDHGVSAQNLTKFGDGFSETPKNQQPQQPQQHKKQVRRRLHTSRPYQERLLNMAEARREIVTALKFHRAAMKQANEQQQKQLSQLSPQICFEQEGKIKSRRNPRIYRSDTSNFSNYLDNLSYSSFSNCPPSPPNPYSWPVSQVPSQPFTETLNFPLPNQTLGLNLNLHDFNNLDTSLYHSSNNPSIYSSSSPSSSSPPTLPFATEELPLVAISHDAGGPSSVSDVFESGSTGNGLHPAMDDERMAEIRSIGEQHQIEWSDTMNLMTSAWWFKFLKSMEVGHEEMKTEDDGFHPFDEVMEFPSWLNANENCLQQRLSDNYTDEYLQDPALPCMDIGEFEGIDSEWLA; translated from the exons ATGAGGGGTAGATCCTCACAGCAAGAAGGCAAAGAAGGGATGGAAATTTACAGCAAACTTAGGAATAGTAAGCTCAAAGATGAGCCTCATCTCTCTGGTGCTTATATCCGTAGCCTTGTGAAACAACTGACCTCATCAAGAACCAAAGAACCCATTAGCCCTAAAGATCCTGATTGTGTTGATGCTGGTGATCATGGTGTGTCTGCCCAAAATTTAACCAAGTTTGGTGATGGATTTAGTGAAACCCCAAAAAACCAGCAACCCCAACAGCCGcaacaacataaaaaacaaGTTAGGAGGAGGCTCCATACCAGTCGGCCTTACCAAGAAAGGCTTCTAAACATGGCTGAGGCTAGGAGAGAAATTGTCACTGCACTCAAGTTTCATAGAGCTGCTATGAAACAGGCCAATGagcaacaacaaaaacaactaTCACAACTATCACCCCAAATATGTTTTGAACAGGAAGGCAAGATAAAATCTAGGAGAAATCCGAGAATATACCGATCAGACACTTCCAATTTCTCTAATTATTTAGACAATCTTTCATATTCTTCTTTCTCCAATTGCCCTCCCTCTCCTCCTAATCCTTATTCTTGGCCTGTTTCTCAAGTTCCTTCTCAGCCTTTTACCGAAACCCTCAATTTTCCTCTTCCAAATCAAACCTTAGGCCTAAACCTCAACCTTCATGATTTCAACAACTTAGATACTTCTCTTTACCACAGTAGCAACAACCCATCAATCTACTCTTCCTCATCTCCATCATCATCTTCCCCACCTACTCTTCCATTCGCTACTGAAGAACTTCCTTTGGTTGCAATTTCACATGACGCTGGGGGGCCATCTTCCGTTTCTGATGTCTTCGAATCCGGTAGCACTGGAAACGGCCTACATCCAGCTATGGACGATGAGAGAATGGCAGAGATCAGATCAATAGGAGAGCAACATCAGATTGAATGGAGTGATACTATGAATTTGATGACTTCAGCTTGGTGGTTTAAGTTCTTGAAGAGCATGGAAGTTGGACATGAAGAAATGAAAACAGAGGATGATGGTTTTCATCCGTTCGATGAAGTCATGGAATTTCCATCCTGGTTGAATGCAAATGAGAACTGCTTGCAGCAACGTCTCAGTGACAACTACACAGATGAGTATCTCCAAGATCCTGCCTTGCCCTG CATGGACATTGGAGAATTTGAAGGAATAGACAGCGAGTGGCTAGCTTGA